DNA sequence from the Streptomyces tsukubensis genome:
GAACTGGCGGCGGTCGAGGCGTACGAACGTGCCGTACTGGAGGAGCGGGCCCGGCTCTACCGCGGCGAACGCGCCCCCGAGCCGCTCACCGGACGGACGGTGGTCGTGGTCGACGACGGGGTGGCCACCGGCTCCACGGCCCGGGCCGCCTGCCGGATCGCCCGGGCCAGGGGCGCGGCCCGGCTGGTGCTCGCCGTCCCCGTCGCGCCCGCGAACTGGACGGATCTGCTCGGGGACGAGGCGGACGAACTGGTCTGTCCGCTGACCCCGCCGGGCTTCAGCGCGGTGGGCCAGTTCTACACCGACTTCGCCCAGACCGAGGACGCCGAGGTCGTCGACTGTCTGGCCCGCGCCGCGCGCCGGATCCGGGCCGAGGCCGCAGGGGCGGCGGACGGCGAGGGCACCGAGGTGGTGATCCCGTCCGGAGCCGGAGTGCTGGCCGGTGTCCTCGCGGTGCCGCCCGGTGCGACGGGCATCGTCCTCTTCGCCCACGGCAGCGGCAGCAGCAGGCACAGCCCGCGCAACCGCCGTGTGGCCGCCGGGCTGAACAGGGCCGGACTCGGCACCCTGCTCTTCGATCTCCTCACCGACGCGGAGGCCGCCGACCGGGGAAACGTCTTCGACACCCCGCTGCTGGCCGGGCGCCTCACCGACGCCACCCGCAGGCTCACCGGCGCTCCCGGGCCAGCCGGGCTTCCCTTCGGTTACTTCGGGGCCAGCACCGGGGCAGCGGCCGCGCTGTGGGCCGCGGCCGAACCGGGCAACCGCTGTGCCGCCGTCGTCTCCCGCGGCGGCCGCCCCGATCTCGCCGCGGACCGGCTCCCGGCGGTGACGGCTCCCACCCTGTTCGTCGTGGGCGGCGCGGACTCGTGGGTGCTGGAGGCGAACCGCCGGGCCCGCGCCGAACTCCGTACCGAGAGCGAACTGCTGGTCGTCGACGGCGCCGGACACCTCTTCGAGGAGCCGGGCACCCTGGAACAGGTCACCGACGCGGCCGCCCGCTGGTTCACCACCCACTTCACGGCAGCCGCCGCCTGACGGGCGGGCCTGCCGTCCGCGTCAGTCCACCAGCCGCCCGTCCCGGGCGATCACCCGGCCGCCGCGGACCACCAGCCGGGGCACCGGCCGGTCCACCACGGCCTCGGGCACCGAACCCGCGGCCACCAGGACGAAGTCCGCCGGATCCCCGACCGCGAGCCGGGACGGCTCCAGACCGAGGAGCGCGGCACCGCCCTGGGCCACCACGTCGTAGCAGGCGGTGAGTTCGGCGTCGGTACGGGCGTCGGTACGGTACGCGAGCAGATGCGCGCGGTTGACCATATTGCCGTCGCCGAAGGGCGACCATGCGTCGCGCACCCCGTCCGAACCGGCCGCGACCAGCACCCCGTGACCGGTGAGCGGCCCCGTCGGCAGGACCGGATCGGCGCCCAGCGCGCAGGTCGTGAGGGCGACCCCGGCGTCGGCGAGCAGCCGGGCCGTGGCGGCCAGTTCCTCCCCGGCAAGATCCGCGACGCAGAACGCGTGGCTGACCGTCACCCGTCCCTCCAGTCCCGCGTCGACCGTCCGCCGGGCGATCTCCGTCAGCTGGCGCACCCCGTCGGGGTTGCCGTCGTGGAGGTGGATGTCGAGGGGGACGTTCTCCCGTACGGCGGTGCCGAAGAGGAAGCCGAGCTGCCCGTCGAGATCCCCGTCGACGCCGAGCGGGTCGAGCCCGCCGAGGATGTCCGCCCCCTCGGACAGGGCCCGGACCAGCAGTTCCGTGGTGCCGGGCGCACTGATCAGACCGAGCTGGGGGAAGGCGACGATCTGCACGTCGAGGAGGTCCTTGCGGGCGTCGGCGGCCTCGCGCACCCCGTGGACCGAGGACAGTCCGTACACCGGGGCGACGTCGACATGGGCGCGCATGGCCCGGGTGCCGTGGGCGACCGCGTTGTCCATCAGGGCGCCCGAGCGCTCCGCGGCCGAGCCCGGGATCCGGGAGCGGGAGCGCACGTCCCCGTCGATGAGATCGCGCAGCGAGTGCGCGGGCTCCCGGGTCAGCCAGGGGCCGCCCCAGGTCGTCTTGTCGGGGTGGATATGCGCGTCCACCGGCGACGGCAGCGCCAGCGCACCACCCGCGTCGACGGTGACGCACCCCCGGAGCGGGCCCGCCGGGCCCGCCGGTGGATCCCAGGCGGCGATCCGTCCGCCTGCGGTCAGCAGATCGGCGGTCCGGCCGTCGGCGGTGCGGACGGAGGTGAACAGAACGGGGGTGTGCGGGGCCATGGGCCTGCGTACTCCTTCGGAACTCGTGGGGTCGACGGACGGCTGGGCGGGGCCGGCCGGGGCGGGGTGTCAGTCGGCGGGTGCGTCCGCCGCCGCCGAAGCGGCGAGCAGGCGCAGCGCTGCCTCGCGCGTTCCGGAGACGTGCGCCCGGGCGATCCGCTCCGCCGCGGCCGGATCGCCGTCGCGGATGGCCGCGTAGAGCCGCTCGTGCTCCCCGCACATCGCCACGCCGTCCGCGGGCTCGGTGGTCAGGCTGAACAGCCTGCGGAGCCTGCCGTCCAGCGGGGCCATCAGGTCCAGCAGCAGCGGATTGCCCGCCATGACCACGATCTGCTGGTGGAAGTCGGCGTGGATGGAGACCAGTTCACGGTTACGGCGGGCGGAGCCCGCGGCGCGCCGGGCGCGTTCGAGGAGCTTCTCCAGCGTCCGCAGCCCCTCGGCGTCGGCCCGCGCGGCCGCCAGTGAAGCCGCCAGCGCCTCCAGCCGCTCCCGGATATCGAAGAAGTCCGCCGCCTCCGCCGGGCCGAGCGGCGCGACGAACGCCCCCCGGCGGGCCCGGACGGTGATGAACCCCTCCGCCTCCAGCCGCTGGAGGGCTTCGCGCACGGGGATCCGGGAGACCCCCAGCTCGTCCGCCAGCTCCCGTTCCACGACCCGGTGCCCCGACGGGCAGCGGCCGTCGATGATCCGCTCCCGCACCTCCAGATACACCTGGTCGCCCAGGGAGAGGTGTGCCCCGCCGATGGAGTCACGGGCGGGAAGGCCGGTGGTCCGGCTGCTGCTCATGGCTGGCTCCCTCGCCTCCGGGCCGGTGGTGGACCGGTCCCTTCCGGTGTTGTCGTCGCATGATCATCGCAGACTCGGGAAAAGCTTCCGCGACCTCTTGATTGGTATTCGGTATACCAGATAACTTGAGCGCCGCGCTGGGTTCCAGCCGTGTGAGCTGCTCTTTTCCAGACTCTTGCCCGGCAGGCCCCGCGCGGCGACGGGGAACCGCCACCGCTCGACGTACCCCGCCCATACCCCCCACCCACCCCGAAACCCGTACCGGGAGCCGTATCAGCGCCGCTCTTACCGGCCCGTCAGCACGTTGAGGAACCACCGATGAACCCACCGCCCACCGCCCTCGACCCGTCCCCGGGCGCCGCCGCTCCCGCCTCCGGTGCCACACCGCCCCCGCAGGGGACGGACGGTCTCGCCAAGGGCCGGATCGGCACCTCCGACCTGGTCTTCTTCGTGGTCGCCGCGGCGGCGCCGCTCACCGTGCTCGCCGGGGTCGCCCCCTTCGCCATCGGCATCGGCGGACCGGCCACCCCGCTCGGCTATCTGGTCTCCGGCATTCTGCTGGTCTTCTTCGCCGCCGGATTCACGGCGATGAGCCGTCATGTCCGCAACGCGGGTGCCTTCTACGCGTACGTCGCCCGCGGGCTGGGCCGCACCCTGGGCGTCGGCACCGCCTATCTCGCGACGCTCTCGTACAACCTCATCGCACCCGGTGTGGCCGCCGGTTTCGGCTACTTCGCCTCGACGACCATCGAGGACCTCACCGGCGCCGAGGTGCCGTGGTGGCCGCTGGCCACGCTCTGCGTCCTCGGTGTGGGGGTCCTCGGCTGGCTGCGGGTGACGCTCAGCGCCAAGGTCCTGGGCATCGCCCTGGTCCTGGAGGTGCTGGTGCTGCTGGTGATGGAGGTCGGGATCCTCGCCGACCGGGGCACCGAGGCCTTCGACACCACCTCCTTCGACCCCTCCGTGCTGGCGTCGTCCGCGGGAATGGCCGGAATGTTCGTGCTGGTCATCGGGGCGTTCACCGGTTTCGAGGCGACCGCGATCTACGCCGAGGAGGCGAGGGACCCGGCGCGTACCGTGCCCAGGGCGACCTTCATCGCCATCGGCTTCCTCGCCCTGTTCTACGCCTTCAGCGTCTGGGTGCTGATGGGCGGATTCGGGACCGACACCTCGGTCTCGATGGCCCGGGCCGCCGACGGACCCCAGCTCACTTTCACCGCGGCCGAACAGTTCGTCGGCCGCTGGCTGGCCGACTCGATGCACGTCCTGATCGTGATCAGCGCCTTCGCCGCCACCCTCGCCTTCCACAACGCGGCGGCCCGCTATCTCTACGCCCTGGGCCGTGAGGGCCTGCTGCCGCGACGGCTCGCCCGGGTCTCGCCGAAGCAGGGGTCCCCGGCCGCCGCGGTCGTCGTCCAGACGGTGTTCGGTCTGGTGATCGTGGTCGGCGGGGCGCTGATCGGCGCCGATCCGTACGGCGAGATCTTCCTCTGGTCGAACTCCACGGGCGTCCTCGGGATCATGGTGATGCAGGCCCTCGCCGCACTGGCCGTGGTCTTCTTCTTCCGCCGCGACCGGCAGGGCATGTCGGTCTGGCGGGTCGTCGTCGCCCCGCTGGTGGCCTTCGCCGGGCTCGCCGTGCTCGCGGTCCTCGCCGTCGTCCACTTCGACCTGCTCACCGGCCGTACGGGGGCGGTCAACACGGCCCTGCTGGTGCCGCTGCCCGTGGTGCTCGCCATCGGGATCGCGGTCGCGGTCCGGATCCGCCGCCTGGACCCGGCGCGGTTCGCCCGACTGACCGAAGTCGACGTCGAACGCGACTGACACCGCGCCGGGAACGTCCGCGACTGACACCGCGCCGGGAACGTGCGCGACTGACACCGCGCCGGGAACGTCCGCGGTTGAACACCGCGCCCGGAACGTACGGAGGGGCCCTGCACGGACAGGGCCCCTCCGTACCGCCGTTTCCGTTCAGCCCGCCCAGACGTCCTCCACGTACCGGCCCTCCGCCATCAGCGCGTCGAGCCACGCCGCGGCCTCCTCCGGGCCGTCGCCCGTGCGATCGGCACGGATGGTGCGCAGGGCCTCCCGGACGGCCGGCGCCATGGCCCGCCCGTCACCGCAGACCCGCACATGGGCACCCGCCGCGAGCAGGGACCACACCTCCGCGGACTCGCGGAGCAGCCGGTGCTGGACGTACCGGACACCGTGTTCGGGGGCCCGGGAGAACGCCGGGCGCAGGCTCACCGCCCCCGCCGACTCGGCGGCCTCCAACTCGCCGCGGTGCAGATAGTCGACGTCCGGGTGGTCGCAGCCGAGATAGCAGAGCATTGGTGCCCGGCCCGGCGCGGGGGAGGCCGCGACCCGGTCCGCGATCATCCCGCGGAAGGGCGCGAAA
Encoded proteins:
- a CDS encoding phosphoribosyltransferase family protein codes for the protein MTDHRTYPEPYPDHYTDRRDAGRRLAERLGRFAGPPLVVLGLPRGGIPVAAPVAEALRAPLDVCLVRKLGVPFQPELGMGAVGEDGVRVVNDRVVRMGGISDDELAAVEAYERAVLEERARLYRGERAPEPLTGRTVVVVDDGVATGSTARAACRIARARGAARLVLAVPVAPANWTDLLGDEADELVCPLTPPGFSAVGQFYTDFAQTEDAEVVDCLARAARRIRAEAAGAADGEGTEVVIPSGAGVLAGVLAVPPGATGIVLFAHGSGSSRHSPRNRRVAAGLNRAGLGTLLFDLLTDAEAADRGNVFDTPLLAGRLTDATRRLTGAPGPAGLPFGYFGASTGAAAALWAAAEPGNRCAAVVSRGGRPDLAADRLPAVTAPTLFVVGGADSWVLEANRRARAELRTESELLVVDGAGHLFEEPGTLEQVTDAAARWFTTHFTAAAA
- a CDS encoding amidohydrolase → MAPHTPVLFTSVRTADGRTADLLTAGGRIAAWDPPAGPAGPLRGCVTVDAGGALALPSPVDAHIHPDKTTWGGPWLTREPAHSLRDLIDGDVRSRSRIPGSAAERSGALMDNAVAHGTRAMRAHVDVAPVYGLSSVHGVREAADARKDLLDVQIVAFPQLGLISAPGTTELLVRALSEGADILGGLDPLGVDGDLDGQLGFLFGTAVRENVPLDIHLHDGNPDGVRQLTEIARRTVDAGLEGRVTVSHAFCVADLAGEELAATARLLADAGVALTTCALGADPVLPTGPLTGHGVLVAAGSDGVRDAWSPFGDGNMVNRAHLLAYRTDARTDAELTACYDVVAQGGAALLGLEPSRLAVGDPADFVLVAAGSVPEAVVDRPVPRLVVRGGRVIARDGRLVD
- a CDS encoding GntR family transcriptional regulator, with amino-acid sequence MSSSRTTGLPARDSIGGAHLSLGDQVYLEVRERIIDGRCPSGHRVVERELADELGVSRIPVREALQRLEAEGFITVRARRGAFVAPLGPAEAADFFDIRERLEALAASLAAARADAEGLRTLEKLLERARRAAGSARRNRELVSIHADFHQQIVVMAGNPLLLDLMAPLDGRLRRLFSLTTEPADGVAMCGEHERLYAAIRDGDPAAAERIARAHVSGTREAALRLLAASAAADAPAD
- a CDS encoding APC family permease is translated as MNPPPTALDPSPGAAAPASGATPPPQGTDGLAKGRIGTSDLVFFVVAAAAPLTVLAGVAPFAIGIGGPATPLGYLVSGILLVFFAAGFTAMSRHVRNAGAFYAYVARGLGRTLGVGTAYLATLSYNLIAPGVAAGFGYFASTTIEDLTGAEVPWWPLATLCVLGVGVLGWLRVTLSAKVLGIALVLEVLVLLVMEVGILADRGTEAFDTTSFDPSVLASSAGMAGMFVLVIGAFTGFEATAIYAEEARDPARTVPRATFIAIGFLALFYAFSVWVLMGGFGTDTSVSMARAADGPQLTFTAAEQFVGRWLADSMHVLIVISAFAATLAFHNAAARYLYALGREGLLPRRLARVSPKQGSPAAAVVVQTVFGLVIVVGGALIGADPYGEIFLWSNSTGVLGIMVMQALAALAVVFFFRRDRQGMSVWRVVVAPLVAFAGLAVLAVLAVVHFDLLTGRTGAVNTALLVPLPVVLAIGIAVAVRIRRLDPARFARLTEVDVERD